From Halanaeroarchaeum sulfurireducens, a single genomic window includes:
- a CDS encoding winged helix-turn-helix transcriptional regulator: MKLARPTDIEILEELADGRRNTAANLSYHLEKDRSYINTRLPVLADYGLLERVGPSPNSGLYEITAKGRLVCEHAERMDDEGLDFDAFIEEKVAETES, encoded by the coding sequence ATGAAGCTCGCCAGGCCGACTGACATCGAGATCCTCGAGGAACTCGCCGACGGACGGCGGAACACGGCGGCGAATCTGTCTTACCACCTGGAAAAAGACCGGTCGTACATCAACACGCGCCTGCCGGTGTTGGCGGATTACGGTCTCCTCGAGCGGGTTGGCCCGTCTCCCAACAGCGGGCTCTACGAGATCACGGCGAAGGGCCGTCTCGTTTGCGAGCACGCGGAGCGTATGGATGACGAGGGCCTCGATTTCGACGCGTTCATCGAGGAGAAGGTGGCCGAAACCGAGTCCTGA
- a CDS encoding 50S ribosomal protein L16, with protein MSDNPASMYRDIDKPSYTRRDYVTGIPGSKIAQHNMGDLDSDPDDWPVQITLLPEESVQLRHDALEAARLSANRHLIKELGEGTYKMILRKFPHQILRENKQATGAGADRVSDGMRQSFGVPVGTAARVQAGDPLFTAYCTVEQAPVVKDALRRAYNKLTPPCRIDVERGAELLTK; from the coding sequence ATGTCCGATAATCCGGCCTCAATGTATCGGGATATCGATAAGCCCAGCTATACCCGGCGGGACTACGTCACGGGCATTCCGGGCTCGAAGATCGCCCAGCACAATATGGGCGACCTCGATTCCGACCCCGATGACTGGCCCGTCCAGATCACCCTTCTCCCCGAGGAGTCCGTCCAGTTGCGCCACGACGCGCTCGAGGCCGCGCGTCTGTCGGCCAACCGCCATCTCATCAAGGAACTCGGCGAGGGCACATACAAGATGATCCTGCGCAAGTTCCCCCACCAGATCCTCCGGGAGAACAAGCAGGCGACCGGCGCTGGCGCGGACCGCGTCTCCGACGGGATGCGCCAGTCCTTCGGCGTCCCGGTCGGTACCGCCGCGCGGGTCCAGGCCGGAGACCCGCTGTTCACCGCGTACTGTACGGTCGAACAGGCGCCCGTGGTCAAGGACGCCCTCCGCCGTGCCTACAACAAGCTGACCCCGCCGTGCCGGATCGACGTCGAGCGCGGCGCGGAACTGCTCACGAAGTAA
- a CDS encoding ATP-grasp domain-containing protein, with translation MVRLAVASRSETYERIRGPLGDRGIEVGSVAPGGRTISLSESPFDSYDVGFVFPGRLMEGGVLDALLSIPWVNDRESVLRSRNKAETIARLQEADVPVPETVLVSNPVDEPTTAAAFDRFDGQAVVKPNSATRGRGVVRVDDRDSFRGVVDYLELLHDNPAVGDRSYLIQEFIPGATDYRVMVVGGTAAGAVERSVPDRTDGRWKHNVHRGATAEGVDLPAKLLAVAERAAQALEVALLGVDLLVTDDRVVVSETNARPTVDDAEKYDSDFYDRLAQLVRGTAE, from the coding sequence ATGGTACGTCTGGCGGTCGCCTCCCGGTCTGAAACCTACGAACGGATTCGAGGGCCGCTCGGCGACCGCGGGATCGAGGTCGGATCCGTCGCCCCAGGCGGGCGCACGATTTCTCTGTCCGAATCACCGTTCGACAGCTACGACGTCGGTTTCGTCTTCCCCGGTCGGCTCATGGAAGGGGGCGTTCTCGACGCGCTCCTGTCGATACCCTGGGTCAACGACCGCGAGAGCGTCCTGCGCTCCCGGAACAAGGCCGAGACCATTGCCCGTCTGCAGGAGGCCGACGTCCCCGTCCCCGAGACCGTTCTCGTCTCGAATCCCGTCGACGAACCGACGACTGCGGCGGCCTTCGACCGGTTCGACGGTCAGGCTGTCGTCAAGCCCAACTCTGCGACCCGCGGTCGTGGCGTCGTCAGGGTGGACGACCGGGACTCGTTTCGCGGCGTCGTCGACTATCTCGAGTTGCTCCACGACAATCCAGCCGTGGGCGACCGCTCGTACCTCATTCAGGAGTTCATTCCGGGCGCGACCGATTATCGCGTGATGGTCGTCGGCGGAACCGCAGCCGGTGCGGTCGAGCGCTCGGTCCCCGATCGAACGGACGGGCGGTGGAAACACAACGTTCACCGGGGAGCGACTGCCGAGGGGGTCGACCTGCCCGCCAAGCTGCTGGCGGTGGCCGAGCGTGCGGCGCAAGCCCTGGAGGTCGCCCTGCTCGGCGTCGATCTCCTCGTCACGGACGACCGCGTGGTGGTCAGCGAAACGAACGCTCGACCCACGGTCGACGACGCAGAAAAGTACGATTCGGACTTCTACGATCGACTGGCACAACTCGTTCGTGGGACGGCAGAGTAA
- a CDS encoding Hsp20/alpha crystallin family protein gives MRRDDRDDPFDDIFREIERMMDEMMQGDARGNVGFEQEPAGFGSDTHVDVQETDDDIRVVADLPGVAKSDISLQCDGDHLTVSAASDVREYDERITLPAPVDPDTGTATYNNGVLEVVFDRAARSTDIDVE, from the coding sequence ATGAGACGTGACGACCGCGACGATCCCTTCGACGACATCTTCCGCGAGATCGAACGCATGATGGACGAGATGATGCAGGGTGACGCTCGCGGCAATGTCGGCTTCGAGCAGGAACCGGCCGGGTTCGGGAGCGACACGCACGTCGATGTCCAGGAAACCGACGACGACATCCGGGTCGTCGCGGATCTGCCAGGGGTCGCAAAATCCGATATCTCGCTCCAGTGCGATGGCGATCACCTCACGGTGAGTGCGGCCAGCGACGTCCGCGAGTACGACGAGCGCATCACCCTCCCGGCGCCCGTCGACCCCGATACGGGGACGGCAACCTACAACAACGGAGTACTCGAGGTCGTCTTCGATCGAGCCGCACGCTCGACCGACATTGACGTCGAGTGA